A genomic region of Notamacropus eugenii isolate mMacEug1 chromosome 3, mMacEug1.pri_v2, whole genome shotgun sequence contains the following coding sequences:
- the LOC140531276 gene encoding large ribosomal subunit protein uL22-like, whose protein sequence is MVRYSLDPGNPTKSCKSRSSNLWVHFKNTRETAQAIKGMHIRKATKYLKDVTLKKQCVPFRRYNGGVGSCAQATQWDWTQGRWLKKSAEFLLHMLKNAKSNAELKGLDVDSLVIEHIQVNKAPKMRRRTYRAHGRINPYVSSPCHIEMILTEKEKTVPKPEEEVAQKKKISQKKLKKQKLMAQE, encoded by the coding sequence ATGGTGAGGTACTCTCTTGATCCAGGGAACCCCACAAAATCATGCAAGTCAAGGAGTTCAAATCTCTGGGTCCACTTCAAGAACACCCGTGAAACAGCGCAAGCTATCAAGGGCATGCATATCCGAAAAGCtaccaagtatttgaaagatgtcACATTGAAGAAACAATGTGTTCCCTTCCGTCGGTATAATGGTGGAGTTGGCAGTTGTGCCCAGGCTACGCAGTGGGATTGGACACAGGGTCGCTGGCTCAAAAAGAGTGCTGAATTCTTGCTGCATATGCTGAAAAATGCAAAGAGTAACGCAGAACTGAAGGGGTTGGATGTGGATTCTCTTGTCATTGAGCATATCCAGGTTAACAAGGCTCCCAAAATGCGACGGCGTACTTACAGGGCTCATGGTCGAATCAACCCATACGTGAGTTCTCCTTGTCATATTGAGATGATacttactgaaaaggaaaaaactgTTCCTAAACCAGAAGAGGAGGTTGCTCAAAAGAAGAAGATATcccagaagaaactgaagaaacaaaagcttATGGCACAGgaataa